A window of Bombina bombina isolate aBomBom1 chromosome 5, aBomBom1.pri, whole genome shotgun sequence genomic DNA:
ggtgcagacgtaggaagtgtttccccataggaaacaatggggctgcgttaggagctgaacgctgcttttttacaggtgttaggttttttttcagctcaaacagccccattgtttcctatgggagaatcgtgcacgagcacgtttttgaggctggccgcgtccgtaagcaactctggtatcgagagttgcatttgcggtaaaaatgctctacgctccttttttggagcctaacgcagcatttgtttgaactctcgataccagagttaattttatggtgcggccagaaaaaagcccgcggagcgttaacagcccatctaccgccaaactccaaatctaggccttattcttTTCACTAGTAGACATAAGACCCAGTGATATAACCGCATGATCTGAGATTGAGATGTCACTAATATCTACGCATAATTTTTGAATAGACAGAGATTCGGAAATTAAGAATAAATCGATTCTGGAAAAAGTTTTGAAAGATTTTGATTCACAGGTAAACTTCTGAGAATCTGGATTCCTATGCCTCCATATATCACATAATTTAAGTTtgtgacacatttttttaaaaagacatgcACCTCTGTTATAACTTTTTAAATTCTTGTTCGAAAGTCTATCTATTGTAGGACAGGGTGTCAGATTAAAATCTCCACCTATTATAATATTCTCATTAATCAGTGGGAACaatatattatcaattttcttccaaaattgaattttatattatattggggccataaacattacagagaatATATTTGACCTCCTGaactataatttttaaaataataaattgtgcTTCAGGATCAATCTGAACATTGATAATGGaatattttaaatctttattaagtaAAATTGCAACTCCACATTTCCTATTGGGAGATGGGGCCCCGATAACTTTCCCCACCCACTTCACCTTAAGTTTTGCTGTCTCCACCTCATTCaaatgagtctcctgcaaaaaAACTATATCTGGCTTATCCTTAGCAAGATGTTTAAGAATAAGTTTACGTTTAGCTGGAGATgagattcctccaacattccaagacaGAAATATCAATTTATTCAACATCCTACGATTATATATTTATCAAGTTTTGTGAGTTGAGGGGAGCAAGAGGGAATAagcgagaagaaaaaaaaaaaaaaggggtggggggggggggagacggaaaaaaaaaaaaaaaagtagaaaccaGACATTAAAAGATAACTGCAACGCAGACATCATATACCATAACAAAGTGTATTACTATGTATTTGGATTATATCAGCCAACATGGCAATACCCCTACAGTACCTCTTTTGACCCTAAGAAATCTTTTACGTCTTTAAGATTAATGAATGTGAACTTCTTTCCATTATCTTCTAACAAGATTGTTGCAGGATAAAACATCCGTGCTTTCAGCCCCATCTTTATCAACTGAGTACAGAGGGGAGCCATCACTTTTCTCTTAGCTGACGTTTcaatagaaaaatcttgaaatattaatattttatgatttCCCAACATACATGATCAATTTTTCATAAACAATCTCAATATTTCAGTTTTAtcttggaattttaaatatttcacCAAACAGGTCCTATTTTTTGTAGAACCATCCGGAAAAGATCTTTTGGACCCtaacctatgggctctttcaacttCTAAGGGTAACTGGTGTGCGGGTACCCCTAAGGTTTGGGTAATTCGTACTGATGTAATTTTGAATAGATACTCCTATTCCACATTttctggaagacctattattcttATGTTATTGCATCTTGAACGGTCTTCCATGTCCTCTAAACGGACTTGGAGATTATTAATTTTCGTTTCTTGATTCTGTAGGGTAGTTTCCTGAGAATTAACCAAGTCCTCTAAATCGAGAACTCTATTCTCAACTTCGGAAATTCTTGAGGCAAACTGCCTTACTTCTGCTGTCAGAGTAACCAAGTCAGAGGCAATACGGGATAAGTCTCTCTTAATGAGGTCAAACTGAGGTGTCAAAAATTCAGATATTTGTCAAAATAATAGCTGTGTATCCATTCCAGAGGATGAGTAATCTAAACTTGTATCATTACTGGGGTcaatagctttgttttttttatcctttaccTTAGCAGGCATTATGGGTAAATTAGTTTTCACCTGCGTGAGGAATCTATCCATAAAATAAAgtgagaataaaaaaaacaaaaaacaaaaacgtgATCCCCAACCaagaggggggggaaaaaaaaggggaagggaagTGTAAAATATGCTAGGAACACTAGGGAAAAAATAATTTGTGGAGAAGTGacttagcaggagcccacccaaataactagacatactagcattcagattgaacaagaactgattttattggaaaacacacactccttttacacAAAGCTCAtgttgataagacactggacaatcccacaattttcccgccattcccacccctccagacaggctggcacctccatagcagccacagaatcccagtacccaggggtggcagtTTTGGGGGGATCACggtggagcagcggcacttccagggtgtaattTTAAAGCTCCCAGTCTCcatatgccacagtccaaaaatctgtgtgattcgttactggggaccggagatacagtccattgaagttatgtaGGTAGggttgtccaaaacccctggttcccaaaggagctcccctccagtaattccccACCTCTTGTCCATCCTAGGGGCTataaatccccaaaagagcggtgctctggggcaaagggccgctccAGCGGCCAGGGGTAAAGTCAGCGGGTGTCTTGCTGTTCTGTggctgaccaggagttccaggagcccggccagcctgagaggggttaggcggctGTCCGTTTTCATGGTGGCcgcccgggagttccaggagcccggccagcccagGAGAGATTTTCTGAttagagaccagctcttctctgacaaagtactcagcaccaaataaatgaaacaaaaggTCTGGGAGATCGTGGTTGCTCTCTGGAGCCCAAATCTGCTGAGGAACAGGAGGGGGTGAGGTGGTTGGGGGTAGGGGTTCAACTCTTGCAGCCTGACACAGCATGGCAAAACAGTAGATAACAAGAGACAGCAGGATCCCGCTAGCCATAAAAGGGCCAAATCTTGTGTGACAAGGAGTCAGACAGgcagtggtgggggggggggcagccttggctgtctggtatctgtgaaatttggtgttttgtgatacctgatttcaataaaaacctgTTTTCCACTTTCTAATAGGGTTGCTACACATTCGGTTTTCACCCGCAAAGTTCGGGTTTCAAATCATTTTGagtcatgtgtccgggtttcagatcATCAGAAATCTGTTCATACTTTGTGTTTGAAGCCGATAACAGCAGATGCAGGAGGAAGGGGGGTGTTACTCAAAAATCAAGCAGGAAGTCTACAGGGAGCTAAGGCAACTGTGAGGTCAGGTATTTAGGGTACTCTGAGCTGACTAACAGCAGCTTTGTCAGAGTAGCAGTCAAACTCACCCATGTGCAGGCACCTTGGAACAGCAGTTATCTGTCACACACGGAGCCTCAATAAACTGATGTGGCAGAGAGGTCAGTGGCTGCTTAGTGTTACATTACACAGATCAGTGTAGCTAGTGAAGTTATTGTCCTCTAAGTTGCACAGTAGATCTTAGTCTGTTTACCAGAACCTGCATTACTTATATACGTTATTctgaacaataaaatatgtatcagcaaaaaaatctaaataaaaatgtctcagcatttacataatgtttttaatgcatttctttgttaatataaaatgttttgtcatCAAGTTCAGTTTAAATCTTCCTTATATGTCTCTTCCTGCTCATCTTTCTGTATACCTGTCTTTCTGTCTGTTTATCTTTTTATCTCTGTCTATTTGTCTTGCTCTCTGTCATCTATTATCTCTCTATATCGGTCTGTTGGTCTATCTCTTTATATGTAAGCAACTATCTACTAgtctgtatctatttatatatttgtcTCTTTATGCCTATCTGTTTTATATCCATCTGTTTAAATGTCTGTATCTAccaatgtgtataatatatatatgtgtgtgtgtttatgtatataccttTCTGTCAGTCTGTCTACCAAACAGtatatatctatcatctctctcatctatctatatttGCTGTGTGTGTCTTAAATTAAACATTATAACACTCAATCCTTTATTGACAGAccaaaaaatggtaaaatatatatatatatttttttaaataaaattttttattgaggtaaatgagGCAGACAATATAAACAATGTGAGTTCGAGAGAAAAGATAAATGATTTCCAGTTTCAAATATACTCAAGAGACAAAtgaaaaattacaaaaacataaaacaatacaaCAATAGTCAGGCATAACCTATGGATGTCTGCTATGGTACACGAGAAACAAGTTTAATCTGCAAGCGAGATTATATATATGATACCTCCTTTATATTTTTCAAATCTGAGTTCTCTAAGgggtatataaaagaaaaaaaggccACTTTTGAGCCTTGACTtattaattataaaagtaaacaGTTTGCAAAGCAGGTAAATGGAATACGATAGCTATAGTTATGGTAAGGAATAAGTCAGCACCTCTAAACACGTTGTGGGGATTATGTAAAGCGAGCTATATGAAATGTGAGGTTCCTCTTAATCTATGGAATCGGCATTTACCTTTTTATAGCTCTTTATAGTTTCTAATTATGTTTAATAACCATTAGAGAAGTGTGAATGTGAAAAGTAGTCAAAGAGTTAGGGTTGAGTTATAGATGAATTATAAAATACAATTGCAGGCAGAGAACAGTGTATACCTTATTCCGAGAAAGAGCAGAAAGAGCAGTCAGAAGAGTGGGGGGgggaaaagggggggaggggggggaagaacCAGGCACAGGGAGGGGGGTCGTATCACAGTCCCCCCCGCGTAGTCTGTGTGGAAATATATTACTATGCATCCTTCAAAATGAGAGAatcctataaaatatattttattaaagggacactctggtcaaaatttaaatacacagatgaattacatcaagtgcttgacaaatatgttcaaaaattaggagtccgtaagaatatttaggagccaggcatatttttaagagccagacagttggatttgtatatagatatatggagaataacccaaaaagttaggaaccaggggtaaaattctaggagccagtggctcccaggctcttgggtttgtcgagccctgaattacatatttggatagaaacatatttgcaataaacacgtattggcaaaaatgtttctagtaaaagttatcactattttagtgataatatttttatctgcaagtgcatgtgaagcatagctagatactctcagtgcaccggcattttaaacactgcagctgctcatagcACCAGTGGGTCTTGTATCATATCATCAATGAACAAAttgaagtcattaccagatggtaaaagcaccttaggctctctgagcaagtgctgtgtttaaaatgctggtgcatggtgcatacttaaatacactttttaaacaactataacttattagaagcatttttttctaaaacgtgtatataacaaaaatgcttctactcaaaacttaaatgcattcacgtggattccaattttggctggaatgtccctttaaggtcgtgTGAAGCCACACCCCTAACCACATCCTCAAACACGCCCATTTGCAAAGTATCAGATAATCGGCTGTGCAAAAGATAGCAACCCTACTTTCTAAACATGTTAacggtttcttcccttgtgaatcgtttcatgagttttcagactacttatttgtgtaaaacatttcccacactctgtacatgtgaaaggcttttctcctgtgtgaatcctttcatgagttttcagactatttatttgtgtaaaacatttcccacactctgtacatgtgaaaggcttttctcctgtgtgaatcctttcatgagttttcagagaaTTAATgtgtgcaaaactttttccacactttgTACATATGAACatattttctcctgtgtgaatcctttcatgagttttcagactacttatttgtgtaaatccttttccacactcattacatgtgaatggcttttctcctgtgtgaatcctttcatgattttccAGATGactcttttttgtaaaactttttccacactctgtacatgtgaaaagcttttctcctgtgtgaatcctttcatgagtttttagtTCACACTGGTTTGTAAAtcctttcccacactctgtacatgtgaaaggcttttctcctgtgtgaatcctttcatgagttttcagattactcttttgtgaaaaacgttttccacactctgtacatgtgaaaagcttttctcccgtgtgaatcctttcatgagtttttagatCACACTGGTTTataaatccttttccacactcagtacatgtgaaaggcttttctcctgtatgaatcctttcatgatttttcagattacacttttttgtaaaactttttccacactctgtacatgtgaaaggcttttctcctgtgtgattcctttcatgagttttcagatgactcttttttgtaaaactttttccacactctgtacatgtgaaaggtttttctcctgtgtgaatcatttcatgagttttcagactactctcttttgtaaaactttttccacactctgtacatgtgaaaggcttttctcctgtgtgaatcctttcatgagttttcagattactcttttctgtaaaactttttccacactctgtacatgtgaaaagcttttcccctgtgtgaatcctttcatgagttttcagattactctttattgtaaaactttttccacactctgtacatgtgaaaagcttttctcctgtatgactcctttcatgatttttcagattactctttcttgtaaaactttttccacactctgtacatgtgaaaggcttttctcctgtgtgaatcctttcatgagttttcaaactactcttttttgtaaaactttttccacactctgtgcatataaaaggtttttctcctgtgtgaataatttcatgagttttcagattactctttagtgtaaaactttttctacactctgtacatgtgaaaggcttttctcctctgTGACTCCTTTCATAATTTTTCAGataatccatttgtgtaaaacatttgccgcactcagtacatgtgtatgGTTTCTCACGTGTGTGGATTTTGTAGTGCtctagtagatgagacttccatctaaagcttttttCACATTCTGTAGatctgaaaggtttctcctttgtatgaatcatttggccagactgtagacttttccctttttttaaatgttttgagtACTCAGTAAatatgtgtggtttatcctctgggataatcatttcaatagataaggcataaatgttgtcctcttgattgatgactaaattactctctgtacataatgattgctgcccagttcctgccaattcaccatcttctttaaatatctgctgtgatatccccaatgtttgttaaTATTCATTAATGTCTAAGACTATTGGAGTTTgcagtatcattctgatgcttcctgtagtgaaggatggatatgaactatttaagtgattgtctacataaaaagaaatggaagaaaaataagaatgtttattcattataatataatccatctcaataaaaaaaaaacattttttatactcaaaaatgtcttcctttttgtatttttaaattgatttacctgtaaatcacaaattaaaaaagggtGACATAAATGTAAACATAACTATATCATAATAAACTAAACTGCGGATAAAAACAAGTTAAAGGGCCCATTAAACAAGGTgcatgtggataatgttctcagccagggaacaagtacatctgtattctgggcaagag
This region includes:
- the LOC128659953 gene encoding gastrula zinc finger protein XlCGF26.1-like; this translates as MIIPEDKPHIFTEYSKHLKKGKSLQSGQMIHTKEKPFRSTECEKSFRWKSHLLEHYKIHTREKPYTCTECGKCFTQMDYLKNYERSHRGEKPFTCTECRKSFTLKSNLKTHEIIHTGEKPFICTECGKSFTKKSSLKTHERIHTGEKPFTCTECGKSFTRKSNLKNHERSHTGEKLFTCTECGKSFTIKSNLKTHERIHTGEKLFTCTECGKSFTEKSNLKTHERIHTGEKPFTCTECGKSFTKESSLKTHEMIHTGEKPFTCTECGKSFTKKSHLKTHERNHTGEKPFTCTECGKSFTKKCNLKNHERIHTGEKPFTCTECGKGFINQCDLKTHERIHTGEKLFTCTECGKRFSQKSNLKTHERIHTGEKPFTCTECGKGFTNQCELKTHERIHTGEKLFTCTECGKSFTKKSHLENHERIHTGEKPFTCNECGKGFTQISSLKTHERIHTGENMFICTKCGKSFAHINSLKTHERIHTGEKPFTCTECGKCFTQINSLKTHERIHTGEKPFTCTECGKCFTQISSLKTHETIHKGRNR